A genomic stretch from Zea mays chloroplast, complete genome includes:
- the rps14 gene encoding ribosomal protein S14 encodes MAKKSLIQREKKRQKLEQKYHLIRRSSKKKIRSKVSPLSLSEKTKMQEKLQSLPRNSAPTRLHRRCFLTGRPRANYRDFGLSGHILREMVYACLLPGATRSSW; translated from the coding sequence ATGGCAAAAAAAAGTTTGATTCAGAGGGAGAAGAAGCGGCAGAAATTAGAACAAAAATATCATTTGATTCGTCGATCCTCAAAAAAAAAGATAAGAAGCAAAGTTTCCCCTTTGAGTTTGAGCGAAAAAACAAAAATGCAAGAAAAATTGCAATCCCTACCACGTAATAGTGCACCTACACGCCTTCATCGACGTTGTTTTTTAACCGGAAGACCTAGAGCTAACTATCGAGACTTTGGGCTATCCGGACACATACTTCGAGAAATGGTTTATGCATGTTTGTTACCGGGTGCAACAAGATCCAGTTGGTAA
- the psaB gene encoding photosystem I P700 chlorophyll a apoprotein A2 (PsaB), whose amino-acid sequence MELRFPRFSQGLAQDPTTRRIWFGIATAHDFESHDDITEERLYQNIFASHFGQLAIIFLWTSGNLFHVAWQGNFESWIQDPLHVRPIAHAIWDPHFGQPAVEAFTRGGAAGPVNIAYSGVYQWWYTIGLRTNEDLYTGALFLLFLSTLSLIGGWLHLQPKWKPSLSWFKNAESRLNHHLSGLFGVSSLAWTGHLVHVAIPGSSRGEYVRWNNFLDVLPYPQGLGPLLTGQWNLYAQNPDSSNHLFGTTQGAGTAILTLLGGFHPQTQSLWLTDIAHHHLAIAFIFLIAGHMYRTNFGIGHSIKDLLEAHTPPGGRLGRGHKGLYDTINNSIHFQLGLALASLGVITSLVAQHMYSLPAYAFIAQDFTTQAALYTHHQYIAGFIMTGAFAHGAIFFIRDYNPEQNEDNVLARMLDHKEAIISHLSWASLFLGFHTLGPYVHNDVMLAFGTPEKQILIEPIFAQWIQSAHGKTTYGFDILLSSTNGPTFNAGRNIWLPGWLNAVNENSNSLFLTIGPGDFLVHHAIALGLHTTTLILVKGALDARGSKLMPDKKDFGYSFPCDGPGRGGTCDISAWDAFYLAVFWMLNTIGWVTFYWHWKHITLWQGNVSQFNESSTYLMGWLRDYLWLNSSQLINGYNPFGMNSLSVWAWMFLFGHLVWATGFMFLISWRGYWQELIETLAWAHERTPLANLIRWRDKPVALSVVQARLVGLAHFSVGYIFTYAAFLIASTSGKFG is encoded by the coding sequence ATGGAATTAAGATTTCCCAGGTTTAGCCAAGGCTTAGCTCAGGACCCCACTACTCGTCGTATTTGGTTTGGTATTGCTACCGCACATGATTTCGAAAGTCATGATGATATTACTGAGGAACGTCTTTATCAGAACATTTTTGCTTCTCACTTTGGGCAGTTAGCAATAATCTTTCTATGGACGTCCGGAAATCTGTTTCATGTAGCTTGGCAAGGAAATTTTGAATCATGGATACAGGATCCTTTACACGTAAGACCTATTGCTCATGCCATTTGGGATCCTCATTTTGGGCAACCCGCTGTGGAAGCCTTTACTCGAGGAGGTGCTGCCGGTCCAGTGAATATCGCTTATTCTGGGGTTTATCAGTGGTGGTATACAATTGGATTGCGCACCAATGAAGATCTTTATACTGGAGCTCTTTTTCTATTATTTCTTTCTACGCTATCCTTAATAGGGGGTTGGTTACATCTACAACCCAAATGGAAGCCAAGCCTTTCGTGGTTCAAAAACGCCGAATCTCGTCTGAATCATCATTTGTCAGGACTTTTCGGAGTAAGTTCTTTGGCTTGGACAGGACATTTAGTTCATGTTGCTATTCCCGGATCCTCTAGGGGGGAGTACGTTCGATGGAATAATTTCTTAGATGTATTACCCTATCCCCAGGGGTTGGGTCCCCTTCTGACGGGTCAGTGGAATCTTTATGCCCAAAATCCTGATTCGAGTAATCATTTATTTGGTACCACTCAAGGAGCGGGAACTGCCATTCTGACCCTTCTTGGGGGATTCCATCCACAAACACAAAGTTTGTGGCTGACCGATATTGCTCATCATCATTTAGCTATTGCATTTATTTTTCTCATTGCCGGTCATATGTATCGAACTAACTTCGGAATTGGGCACAGTATCAAAGATCTTTTAGAAGCACATACTCCTCCGGGGGGTCGATTAGGACGTGGGCATAAAGGCCTTTATGATACAATCAATAATTCGATTCATTTTCAATTAGGCCTTGCTCTAGCTTCCTTAGGGGTTATTACTTCCTTAGTAGCTCAACATATGTACTCTTTACCTGCTTATGCATTCATAGCACAAGACTTTACTACTCAAGCTGCTTTATATACTCATCACCAATACATTGCAGGGTTCATCATGACAGGGGCTTTTGCTCATGGAGCTATTTTTTTCATTAGGGATTACAATCCGGAACAGAATGAAGATAATGTATTGGCAAGAATGTTAGACCATAAGGAAGCTATCATATCTCATTTAAGTTGGGCTAGCCTCTTCCTAGGATTCCATACCTTGGGCCCTTATGTTCATAACGACGTTATGCTTGCTTTTGGTACTCCAGAAAAGCAAATCTTGATTGAACCTATATTTGCCCAATGGATACAATCTGCTCATGGTAAGACGACATATGGGTTCGATATACTCTTATCTTCAACGAATGGCCCCACTTTCAATGCAGGTCGAAACATATGGTTGCCCGGATGGTTGAATGCTGTTAATGAGAATAGTAATTCGCTTTTCTTAACAATAGGACCTGGGGATTTCTTGGTTCATCATGCTATTGCTCTAGGTTTGCATACAACTACATTGATTTTAGTAAAGGGTGCTTTAGATGCACGCGGTTCCAAATTAATGCCGGATAAAAAGGATTTCGGGTATAGTTTTCCTTGCGACGGCCCAGGGCGCGGCGGTACTTGTGATATTTCTGCTTGGGACGCGTTTTATTTGGCAGTTTTCTGGATGTTAAATACCATTGGATGGGTTACTTTTTATTGGCATTGGAAACACATTACATTATGGCAGGGCAACGTTTCACAATTTAATGAATCCTCCACTTATTTGATGGGATGGTTAAGAGATTACCTATGGTTAAACTCTTCACAACTTATTAATGGATATAATCCTTTTGGGATGAATAGTTTATCAGTATGGGCTTGGATGTTCTTATTTGGACATCTTGTTTGGGCTACAGGATTTATGTTCTTAATTTCCTGGCGTGGATATTGGCAGGAATTAATTGAGACTTTAGCATGGGCTCATGAACGGACACCTTTGGCTAATTTAATTCGCTGGAGAGATAAGCCCGTGGCTCTTTCCGTTGTGCAAGCAAGATTGGTCGGATTAGCCCACTTTTCCGTGGGTTATATATTCACTTATGCAGCTTTCTTGATTGCCTCAACATCAGGCAAGTTCGGTTAA
- the ycf3 gene encoding photosystem I assembly protein Ycf3 (ORF170): MPRSRINGNFIDKTSSIVANILLQIIPTTSGEKRAFTYYRDGMLAQSEGNYAEALQNYYEATRLEIDPYDRSYILYNIGLIHTSNGEHTKALEYYFRALERNPFLPQAFNNMAVICHYRGEQAILQGDSEIAEAWFDQAAEYWKQAIALTPGNYIEAQNWLKITKRFEFE, from the exons ATGCCTAGATCCCGTATAAATGGAAATTTCATTGATAAGACCTCCTCGATTGTAGCCAATATTTTATTGCAAATAATTCCGACAACCTCCGGGGAAAAAAGGGCATTTACTTATTATAGAGATG GGATGTTGGCTCAATCCGAAGGAAATTATGCGGAAGCTTTGCAGAATTATTATGAAGCTACGCGACTAGAAATTGATCCCTATGATCGAAGTTATATACTATATAACATAGGCCTTATACACACAAGCAATGGAGAGCATACAAAGGCTTTGGAATATTATTTCCGGGCGCTAGAACGAAACCCCTTCTTACCGCAAGCTTTTAATAATATGGCCGTGATCTGTCATTAC CGAGGAGAACAGGCCATTCTACAGGGCGATTCGGAAATTGCGGAAGCTTGGTTTGATCAAGCTGCTGAGTATTGGAAACAAGCTATAGCGCTTACTCCAGGAAATTATATTGAAGCACAGAACTGGTTAAAGATTACGAAGCGCTTTGAATTTGAATAA
- the atpF gene encoding ATP synthase CF0 B subunit: MKNVTHSFVFLAHWPFAGSFGLNTDILATNLINLTVVVGVLIFFGKGVLKDLLDNRKQRILSTIRNSEELRKGTLEQLEKARIRLQKVELEADEYRMNGYSEIEREKENLINATSISLEQLEKSKNETLYFEKQRAMNQVRQQGFQQAVQGALGTLNSCLNTELHFRTIRANIGILGAIEWKR, encoded by the exons ATGAAAAATGTAACCCATTCTTTTGTTTTTTTAGCTCACTGGCCATTCGCTGGGAGTTTCGGGCTTAATACCGATATTTTAGCAACAAATCTAATAAATCTAACTGTAGTGGTTGGTGTATTGATTTTTTTTGGAAAGGGAGTGT TAAAAGATTTATTAGATAATCGAAAACAGAGGATTTTAAGTACTATTCGAAATTCGGAAGAATTGCGTAAAGGGACCCTTGAACAACTCGAAAAAGCTCGTATTCGATTACAGAAAGTCGAACTGGAAGCAGATGAGTATCGAATGAATGGATACTCTGAAATAGAACGAGAAAAAGAAAATTTGATTAATGCTACTTCTATTAGTTTGGAACAATTAGAAAAGTCTAAAAACGAAACCCTTTATTTTGAAAAACAAAGGGCGATGAATCAGGTCCGACAACAGGGTTTCCAACAAGCTGTACAAGGAGCTCTAGGAACTCTGAATAGTTGTTTGAATACCGAGTTACATTTCCGTACGATTCGTGCTAATATTGGCATTCTCGGGGCCATAGAATGGAAGAGATAA
- the rps4 gene encoding ribosomal protein S4, giving the protein MSRYRGPRLKKIRRLGALPGLTRKTPKSGSNQKKKFHSGKKEQYRIRLQEKQKLRFHYGLTERQLLRYVHIAGKAKRSTGQVLLQLLEMRLDNILFRLGMASTIPGARQLVNHRHILVNGRIVDIPSFRCKPRDIITTKDNQRSKRLVQNYIASSDPGKLPKHLTVDTLQYKGLVKKILDRKWVGLKINELLVVEYYSRQT; this is encoded by the coding sequence ATGTCCCGTTATCGAGGGCCTCGTTTAAAAAAAATACGCCGTCTGGGAGCTTTACCAGGACTCACTAGAAAAACGCCTAAATCCGGAAGTAATCAGAAAAAGAAATTCCATTCTGGGAAAAAAGAGCAATATCGTATTCGTCTTCAAGAAAAACAGAAATTGCGTTTTCATTATGGTCTGACAGAACGACAATTACTTAGATATGTACATATCGCTGGAAAAGCAAAAAGATCCACAGGTCAGGTTTTACTACAATTACTTGAAATGCGTTTGGATAATATCCTTTTTCGATTGGGTATGGCTTCAACCATTCCTGGGGCCCGACAATTAGTTAACCATAGACATATTTTAGTTAATGGTCGTATAGTTGATATACCAAGCTTTCGTTGCAAACCCCGAGATATTATTACTACGAAGGATAACCAACGATCAAAACGTTTGGTTCAAAATTATATTGCTTCATCCGATCCGGGCAAATTACCAAAGCATTTGACGGTTGACACATTGCAATATAAAGGACTAGTAAAAAAAATTCTAGATAGGAAGTGGGTCGGTCTCAAAATAAATGAGTTGTTAGTTGTAGAATATTATTCTCGCCAGACTTGA
- the ndhJ gene encoding NADH dehydrogenase subunit J — protein MQQGWLSNWLVKHDVVHRSLGFDHRGVETLQIKAGDWDSIAVILYVYGYNYLRSQCAYDVAPGGSLASVYHLTRIQYGIDNPEEVCIKVFAQKDNPRIPSVFWVWRSADFQERESYDMVGISYDNHPRLKRILMPESWIGWPLRKDYITPNFYEIQDAH, from the coding sequence ATGCAGCAGGGTTGGTTATCTAATTGGCTAGTTAAACATGACGTGGTTCATAGGTCTTTGGGCTTCGATCATCGAGGAGTAGAGACTTTACAAATAAAAGCGGGGGATTGGGATTCCATTGCTGTCATTTTATATGTATATGGTTACAATTATTTACGTTCCCAATGTGCTTATGACGTAGCACCCGGTGGATCTTTAGCTAGCGTGTATCATCTTACGAGAATACAGTATGGTATAGATAACCCAGAAGAGGTATGCATAAAAGTCTTTGCCCAAAAGGATAATCCTAGAATCCCGTCCGTTTTCTGGGTTTGGAGAAGTGCCGATTTTCAAGAACGCGAATCTTATGATATGGTGGGAATTTCTTATGATAATCATCCACGTCTTAAACGTATCTTAATGCCTGAAAGTTGGATAGGCTGGCCCTTACGTAAGGACTATATAACCCCCAATTTCTATGAAATACAAGATGCTCATTGA
- the psaA gene encoding photosystem I P700 chlorophyll a apoprotein A1 (PsaA), giving the protein MIIRSSEPEVKIAVDRDPIKTSFEEWARPGHFSRTIAKGPDTTTWIWNLHADAHDFDSHTGDLEEISRKVFSAHFGQLSIIFLWLSGMYFHGARFSNYEAWLSDPTHIGPSAQVVWPIVGQEILNGDVGGGFRGIQITSGFFQIWRASGITSELQLYCTAIGALIFASLMLFAGWFHYHKAAPKLAWFQDVESMLNHHLAGLLGLGSLSWAGHQIHVSLPINQFLDAGVDPKEIPLPHEFILNRDLLAQLYPSFAEGATPFFTLNWSKYAEFLSFRGGLDPITGGLWLSDIAHHHLAIAILFLIAGHMYRTNWGIGHGLKDILEAHKGPFTGQGHKGLYEILTTSWHAQLSLNLAMLGSTTIVVAHHMYSMPPYPYLATDYGTQLSLFTHHMWIGGFLIVGAAAHAAIFMVRDYDPTTRYNDLLDRVLRHRDAIISHLNWVCIFLGFHSFGLYIHNDTMSALGRPQDMFSDAAIQLQPIFAQWIQNIHAGAPGVTAPGATTSTSLTWGGGELVAIGGKVALLPIPLGTADFLVHHIHAFTIHVTVLILLKGVLFARSSRLIPDKANLGFRFPCDGPGRGGTCQVSAWDHVFLGLFWMYNSISVVIFHFSWKMQSDVWGTISDQGIVTHITGGNFAQSSITINGWLRDFLWAQASQVIQSYGSSLSAYGLFFLGAHFVWAFSLMFLFSGRGYWQELIESIVWAHNKLKVAPATQPRALSIIQGRAVGVTHYLLGGIATTWAFFLARIIAVG; this is encoded by the coding sequence ATGATTATTCGTTCGTCGGAACCAGAAGTTAAAATTGCTGTGGATAGGGATCCTATAAAAACATCTTTTGAGGAATGGGCCAGACCCGGGCATTTCTCAAGAACAATAGCTAAGGGCCCCGATACTACCACTTGGATCTGGAACCTACATGCTGATGCTCACGATTTCGATAGTCATACCGGTGATTTGGAGGAGATCTCCCGAAAAGTCTTTAGTGCTCATTTCGGCCAACTCTCCATTATCTTTCTTTGGTTGAGTGGCATGTACTTCCACGGTGCCCGTTTTTCCAATTATGAAGCATGGCTAAGCGATCCTACTCACATTGGACCCAGTGCTCAGGTAGTTTGGCCAATAGTAGGACAAGAAATTTTGAATGGTGATGTAGGCGGGGGTTTCCGAGGAATCCAAATAACCTCTGGTTTTTTTCAGATTTGGCGAGCATCCGGAATAACTAGTGAATTACAACTCTATTGTACCGCAATTGGTGCATTGATTTTTGCATCGTTAATGCTTTTTGCCGGTTGGTTCCATTATCACAAAGCCGCTCCCAAATTGGCCTGGTTCCAAGATGTAGAATCCATGTTGAATCACCACTTAGCGGGATTATTAGGACTTGGGTCTCTTTCTTGGGCGGGACACCAAATCCATGTATCTTTACCGATTAACCAATTTCTCGACGCTGGGGTTGATCCTAAAGAGATACCACTTCCTCATGAATTTATCTTGAATCGCGACCTTTTGGCTCAACTTTATCCTAGTTTTGCCGAAGGAGCAACCCCTTTTTTCACCTTGAATTGGTCCAAATATGCGGAATTTCTTAGTTTTCGCGGAGGACTAGATCCAATAACCGGTGGTCTATGGTTGAGCGATATTGCACACCATCATTTAGCTATTGCTATTCTTTTCCTGATCGCTGGTCATATGTATAGGACCAATTGGGGTATTGGTCATGGACTTAAAGATATTTTGGAGGCTCATAAGGGCCCATTTACAGGACAAGGCCATAAAGGTCTCTATGAAATCCTAACAACGTCATGGCATGCTCAATTATCTCTTAACCTAGCTATGCTAGGCTCTACAACTATTGTTGTAGCTCATCATATGTACTCTATGCCCCCCTATCCATACCTAGCTACTGACTACGGTACACAACTTTCCTTGTTCACACACCACATGTGGATTGGCGGATTTCTAATAGTTGGTGCTGCTGCACATGCAGCCATTTTTATGGTAAGAGACTATGATCCAACTACTCGATACAACGATCTATTAGATCGCGTCCTTAGACACCGCGATGCAATCATATCCCACCTTAACTGGGTATGTATATTTCTGGGTTTTCACAGTTTTGGCTTGTACATTCATAATGATACCATGAGTGCTTTAGGCCGTCCCCAAGATATGTTTTCGGATGCCGCCATACAATTACAACCCATCTTTGCTCAATGGATACAAAATATCCATGCTGGCGCGCCTGGCGTAACAGCTCCTGGTGCAACAACAAGTACCAGCTTAACGTGGGGAGGCGGCGAGTTAGTAGCTATAGGCGGCAAAGTAGCTTTGTTACCTATTCCATTAGGAACCGCAGATTTTTTAGTCCATCACATTCACGCATTTACCATCCATGTGACTGTATTAATACTTTTGAAAGGTGTTTTATTTGCTCGCAGTTCCCGTCTGATACCTGATAAAGCAAATCTTGGCTTTCGCTTCCCTTGCGACGGACCTGGGCGAGGGGGAACATGTCAAGTATCCGCCTGGGATCATGTTTTCTTAGGTCTATTCTGGATGTACAATTCTATTTCGGTAGTCATTTTCCATTTCAGTTGGAAAATGCAGTCGGATGTTTGGGGTACTATAAGTGATCAAGGGATAGTAACTCATATCACAGGGGGAAACTTTGCGCAGAGTTCCATTACGATTAATGGTTGGCTTCGAGATTTCTTGTGGGCACAGGCATCCCAAGTAATTCAGTCTTATGGTTCTTCATTATCTGCATATGGTCTTTTTTTCTTAGGCGCTCATTTTGTCTGGGCTTTCAGTTTAATGTTTTTATTCAGCGGCCGTGGTTATTGGCAAGAACTCATTGAATCTATCGTTTGGGCTCATAACAAATTAAAAGTTGCTCCTGCTACTCAGCCTAGAGCCTTGAGCATTATACAAGGACGTGCTGTAGGAGTAACCCATTACCTTCTGGGTGGAATTGCCACAACATGGGCATTCTTCTTAGCGAGAATTATTGCAGTAGGATAG
- the atpI gene encoding ATP synthase CF0 A subunit (ATP synthase CF0 A chain) yields the protein MNITPCSIKTLKGLYDISGVEVGQHFYWQIGGFQIHAQVLITSWVVITILLGSVIIAVRNPQTIPTDGQNFFEYVLEFIRDLSKTQIGEEYGPWVPFIGTMFLFIFVSNWSGALLPWKIIELPHGELAAPTNDINTTVALALLTSAAYFYAGLSKKGLSYFEKYIKPTPILLPINILEDFTKPLSLSFRLFGNILADELVVVVLVSLVPLVVPIPVMFLGLFTSGIQALIFATLAAAYIGESMEGHH from the coding sequence ATGAATATTACACCATGTTCCATTAAAACACTCAAGGGGTTATATGATATATCGGGTGTAGAAGTAGGGCAACACTTCTATTGGCAAATAGGAGGTTTCCAAATTCATGCCCAAGTACTCATCACTTCTTGGGTCGTAATTACTATTTTGCTAGGTTCAGTTATCATAGCTGTTCGGAATCCACAAACCATCCCGACCGATGGTCAGAATTTCTTCGAATATGTCCTTGAGTTTATTCGAGACTTGAGCAAAACTCAGATTGGAGAAGAATATGGTCCCTGGGTTCCCTTTATTGGAACTATGTTCCTTTTTATTTTTGTTTCGAATTGGTCAGGTGCTCTTTTACCTTGGAAAATTATAGAGTTACCCCATGGGGAATTAGCAGCGCCCACGAATGATATAAATACTACTGTTGCTTTAGCTTTACTAACATCAGCGGCATATTTTTATGCGGGTCTTAGCAAAAAAGGATTGAGTTATTTCGAAAAATATATTAAACCAACCCCAATCCTTTTACCTATTAACATCCTAGAAGATTTCACAAAACCATTATCACTTAGTTTTCGACTTTTCGGAAATATATTGGCGGATGAATTAGTCGTTGTTGTTCTTGTTTCTTTAGTCCCCTTAGTAGTCCCTATACCGGTCATGTTTCTTGGATTATTTACAAGCGGTATTCAAGCTCTTATTTTTGCAACGTTAGCCGCAGCCTATATAGGTGAATCCATGGAAGGTCATCATTGA
- the atpA gene encoding ATP synthase CF1 alpha subunit (ATPase alpha subunit), translated as MATLRVDEINKILRERIEQYNRKVGIENIGRVVQVGDGIARIIGLGEIMSGELVEFAEGTRGIALNLESKNVGIVLMGDGLMIQEGSFVKATGRIAQIPVSEAYLGRVINALAKPIDGRGEIVASESRLIESPAPGIISRRSVYEPLQTGLIAIDSMIPIGRGQRELIIGDRQTGKTAVATDTILNQKGQDVICVYVAIGQRASSVAQVVTTFHEEGAMEYTIVVAEMADSPATLQYLAPYTGAALAEYFMYRERHTLIIYDDLSKQAQAYRQMSLLLRRPPGREAYLGDVFYLHSRLLERAAKLNSLLGEGSMTALPIVETQSGDVSAYIPTNVISITDGQIFLSADLFNAGIRPAINVGISVSRVGSAAQIKAMKQVAGKSKLELAQFAELQAFAQFASALDKTSQNQLARGRRLRELLKQSQSNPLPVEEQVATIYTGTRGYLDSLEIEQVKKFLDELRKHLKDTKPQFQEIISSSKTFTEQAETLLKEAIQEQLERFSLQEQT; from the coding sequence ATGGCAACCCTTCGAGTCGACGAAATTAATAAAATTCTCCGCGAACGTATTGAACAATATAATAGGAAAGTAGGGATTGAGAATATCGGTCGCGTAGTGCAAGTGGGGGATGGGATTGCTCGTATTATAGGTCTTGGTGAAATAATGTCAGGTGAATTAGTCGAATTTGCAGAAGGGACGAGAGGTATTGCTCTGAATTTGGAATCTAAAAATGTTGGGATTGTATTAATGGGCGATGGGTTGATGATACAAGAGGGAAGTTTTGTAAAAGCAACAGGAAGAATTGCTCAGATACCCGTGAGCGAGGCTTACTTGGGTCGTGTTATAAATGCTCTCGCTAAACCTATTGATGGGAGAGGCGAAATTGTCGCTTCAGAATCTCGCTTAATTGAATCTCCTGCTCCGGGTATAATTTCTAGGCGTTCCGTATATGAACCCCTTCAAACAGGGCTTATTGCTATCGATTCGATGATCCCCATAGGGCGCGGTCAGCGAGAGTTAATTATTGGGGACAGACAGACTGGCAAAACAGCAGTAGCCACAGATACAATTCTCAATCAAAAAGGTCAAGATGTAATATGTGTTTATGTAGCTATCGGTCAAAGAGCATCCTCCGTGGCTCAAGTAGTAACTACTTTCCACGAAGAGGGGGCCATGGAATACACTATTGTAGTAGCTGAAATGGCGGATTCACCCGCTACATTACAATATCTCGCTCCTTATACGGGAGCAGCCCTGGCTGAGTATTTTATGTACCGCGAACGGCATACCTTAATAATTTATGATGATCTCTCCAAACAGGCACAAGCTTATCGCCAAATGTCCCTTCTATTAAGAAGACCTCCCGGCCGCGAAGCTTATCTAGGGGATGTTTTTTATTTGCATTCACGCCTTTTAGAAAGAGCCGCTAAATTAAATTCTCTTTTAGGCGAAGGGAGTATGACCGCTTTACCAATAGTGGAGACTCAATCTGGAGACGTTTCCGCCTATATTCCTACTAATGTAATTTCAATTACAGATGGACAAATATTCTTATCCGCGGATCTATTCAATGCCGGAATTCGACCTGCTATTAATGTGGGTATTTCAGTTTCCAGAGTAGGATCCGCAGCTCAAATTAAAGCCATGAAACAAGTAGCTGGCAAATCAAAATTGGAACTAGCTCAATTCGCAGAATTACAAGCCTTTGCACAATTCGCCTCCGCTCTGGATAAAACAAGTCAGAATCAATTGGCAAGGGGTCGACGATTACGGGAATTGCTTAAACAATCCCAATCAAACCCTCTCCCAGTGGAAGAGCAGGTAGCTACTATTTATACCGGAACGAGAGGATATCTTGATTCGTTAGAAATTGAACAGGTAAAGAAATTTCTGGATGAGTTACGTAAACACCTAAAAGATACTAAACCTCAATTCCAAGAAATTATATCTTCTAGTAAGACATTCACCGAGCAAGCAGAAACCCTTTTGAAGGAAGCTATTCAGGAACAGCTTGAACGGTTTTCCCTTCAGGAACAAACATAA
- the rps2 gene encoding ribosomal protein S2: MTRRYWNINLKEMIEAGVHFGHGIKKWNPKMAPYISAKRKGTHITNLARTARFLSEACDLVFDAASQGKSFLIVGTKKRAADLVASAAIRSRCHYVNKKWFSGMLTNWSITKTRLSQFRDLRAEEKMGKFHHLPKRDAAILKRKLSTLQRYLGGIKYMTRLPDIVIVLDQQKEYIALQECAILGIPTISLVDTNCDPDLANISIPANDDTMTSIRLILNKLVFAISEGRSLYIRNR; the protein is encoded by the coding sequence ATGACAAGAAGATATTGGAACATCAATTTGAAAGAGATGATAGAAGCGGGAGTTCATTTTGGTCATGGTATTAAGAAATGGAATCCCAAAATGGCCCCTTACATCTCGGCAAAGCGTAAAGGTACTCATATTACAAATCTTGCTAGAACAGCTCGTTTTTTATCAGAAGCTTGTGATTTAGTTTTTGATGCAGCAAGTCAGGGAAAAAGCTTCTTAATTGTTGGTACCAAAAAAAGAGCAGCGGATTTAGTAGCATCAGCTGCAATAAGGTCTCGTTGTCATTATGTTAATAAAAAGTGGTTCAGCGGTATGTTAACGAATTGGTCGATTACCAAAACTAGACTTTCTCAATTTAGAGACTTAAGAGCAGAAGAAAAAATGGGAAAATTCCACCATCTCCCAAAAAGAGATGCGGCAATCTTAAAGAGAAAATTATCTACCTTGCAAAGATATCTCGGCGGGATCAAATATATGACGAGGTTGCCTGACATTGTGATCGTCCTTGATCAGCAAAAAGAGTATATAGCTCTTCAGGAATGTGCCATTTTGGGGATTCCTACTATTTCTTTAGTCGATACAAATTGTGACCCAGATCTTGCGAATATATCGATTCCTGCCAACGATGACACTATGACTTCAATTCGATTAATTCTTAACAAATTAGTATTTGCAATTTCTGAGGGCCGTTCTCTCTATATAAGAAATCGTTGA
- the atpH gene encoding ATP synthase CF0 C subunit (ATP synthase CF0 C chain), translating into MNPLIAAASVIAAGLAVGLASIGPGVGQGTAAGQAVEGIARQPEAEGKIRGTLLLSLAFMEALTIYGLVVALALLFANPFV; encoded by the coding sequence ATGAATCCACTAATTGCTGCTGCTTCCGTTATTGCTGCTGGATTGGCCGTAGGGCTTGCTTCTATTGGGCCCGGAGTTGGTCAAGGTACTGCTGCAGGACAAGCTGTAGAAGGTATTGCGAGACAGCCAGAAGCAGAAGGTAAAATAAGAGGTACTTTATTGCTTAGTCTAGCTTTTATGGAAGCTTTAACAATTTATGGACTGGTTGTGGCACTAGCGCTTTTATTTGCGAACCCTTTTGTTTAA